The proteins below come from a single Chloroflexota bacterium genomic window:
- a CDS encoding sugar ABC transporter substrate-binding protein, whose protein sequence is MSRLKIVSLLLVSAVLLTLAGCAGAPPAAPQPAEEAATQPAEEAPQVTQAGLVFGLSVHANPAEDSFWGVVERGAYDAAETYGIELKSGGSSDPTEQAQLVETYVSEGVDGIIVSLANPDALKDAVKKAVDAGIPVITINSGVDVYKELGALTHVGQTEFVAGQGAGERFNAMGVTKVLCVIHEEANIGLEQRCDGLADTFNGEVERFNVATTGTRDIAGTLASIQDKLTSDDTIDAILTLNPDIAIAARDAIKAVGGDHKMATFDLSPAVLDAIEAGEIAFAIDQQQYLQGYLPVVFLYLYNTNLNTVGGGLPVLTGPGFVDASNAAEVKALAERGTR, encoded by the coding sequence ATGTCTCGCTTGAAGATCGTCTCCCTGTTGCTGGTATCCGCCGTATTGCTGACGCTCGCCGGTTGCGCGGGCGCGCCGCCAGCCGCCCCCCAACCCGCCGAGGAGGCGGCAACTCAGCCGGCCGAGGAGGCACCACAGGTCACCCAGGCAGGCCTGGTCTTCGGTCTGTCCGTCCACGCCAACCCCGCCGAGGATAGCTTCTGGGGCGTGGTGGAGCGAGGTGCCTACGACGCGGCCGAGACCTACGGCATCGAGCTGAAGTCGGGCGGCAGCTCCGATCCCACAGAGCAGGCGCAGCTGGTGGAGACCTACGTCAGCGAGGGCGTGGACGGGATCATCGTCTCCCTGGCCAACCCGGACGCGCTCAAGGACGCGGTCAAGAAGGCTGTGGACGCCGGCATCCCGGTGATCACCATCAACTCCGGCGTGGACGTGTACAAGGAGCTGGGCGCCCTCACCCATGTCGGCCAGACGGAGTTCGTGGCCGGGCAGGGCGCGGGCGAGCGGTTCAACGCGATGGGCGTCACGAAGGTGCTCTGCGTGATCCACGAGGAGGCCAACATCGGGCTGGAGCAGCGCTGTGACGGCCTGGCCGACACCTTCAACGGCGAGGTCGAGCGCTTCAACGTCGCCACGACCGGCACCCGCGACATCGCGGGCACCCTGGCCAGCATCCAGGACAAGCTCACCTCGGATGACACCATCGACGCCATCCTCACCCTCAACCCCGACATCGCCATCGCCGCGCGCGACGCCATCAAGGCCGTGGGTGGCGATCACAAGATGGCGACCTTCGACCTCAGCCCGGCCGTCCTGGACGCCATCGAGGCGGGCGAGATCGCCTTCGCCATCGATCAGCAGCAGTACCTCCAGGGATACCTGCCTGTCGTCTTCCTCTACCTGTACAACACCAACCTGAACACCGTCGGCGGCGGCCTGCCGGTGCTCACCGGCCCTGGCTTCGTGGATGCCAGCAACGCAGCAGAGGTCAAGGCGCTCGCCGAAAGAGGGACGCGATAG